The proteins below are encoded in one region of Maribacter aestuarii:
- a CDS encoding RNA polymerase sigma factor encodes MKQAEFLNAVLPFKDKLYRLAKRLLVSSEEAEDATQEVLLKLWSKKNAIKGYNSVEAFAMTMTKNFCLDRLKSKQAGNLKLVHSNYGDDGSSLQTQLEAKDSVNWVQKIMEELPEQQKMVLQLRDVEQYEYDEIEELMDMKPTAIRVALSRARKTIREKLIEKHSYGIG; translated from the coding sequence ATGAAACAAGCGGAATTTTTAAATGCAGTGTTGCCTTTTAAGGATAAGTTGTACCGATTAGCAAAACGCTTATTGGTATCTTCTGAGGAAGCTGAGGATGCCACACAGGAAGTTCTGTTGAAACTATGGTCTAAAAAGAATGCTATAAAAGGTTACAATAGTGTTGAAGCATTTGCGATGACGATGACGAAGAATTTCTGTTTGGACAGATTAAAATCCAAGCAAGCAGGGAACCTTAAATTAGTACATAGTAATTATGGTGATGACGGTTCATCCTTACAAACTCAACTGGAGGCAAAGGATAGCGTTAATTGGGTACAAAAGATCATGGAAGAGTTGCCAGAACAGCAGAAAATGGTATTGCAGTTAAGGGATGTAGAGCAATATGAGTACGATGAAATTGAAGAGCTTATGGACATGAAACCTACCGCAATACGAGTAGCCCTTTCCAGAGCTAGGAAAACCATTAGAGAAAAATTAATTGAAAAACACAGTTATGGAATTGGATAA
- a CDS encoding mechanosensitive ion channel family protein, with translation MENLSGEIITGYFLEYGLPLLKAILIFVIGSWVISKIVRVLKRVMVKKDYDLALQKFLANLLSWILKIFLVITVISTLGVETTSLAAVIAAGGLAVGLALQGSLANFAGGVLIIIFKPYNIGDLIEAQGVVGVVEDIEIFKTHLITPDNKHAIVPNGSLANGNIINYTRRGKIRVDTVVGVGYDEDIKKTKEVLLEVLTSNPKVLEEPAPSVNVLELGDSSVNFAVRPYCKPEDYWDVYFATVEGTKLALDKAGIEIPYPHEVQLNK, from the coding sequence ATGGAAAATTTATCGGGAGAAATCATTACAGGATACTTTTTAGAATATGGCCTACCATTATTAAAAGCTATATTGATTTTTGTAATCGGTTCGTGGGTTATTTCGAAAATCGTACGAGTGCTTAAACGGGTCATGGTCAAAAAGGATTACGATCTTGCCTTGCAAAAGTTTTTGGCCAACCTTTTATCCTGGATACTCAAGATTTTCCTCGTCATTACGGTAATATCTACATTAGGTGTGGAGACCACAAGTCTTGCAGCCGTAATAGCGGCAGGAGGTCTTGCTGTTGGATTGGCGCTGCAAGGGAGTTTGGCGAATTTCGCCGGTGGGGTACTTATCATAATTTTCAAACCTTATAATATTGGCGATTTGATAGAAGCACAGGGAGTTGTTGGCGTTGTAGAGGATATTGAAATTTTCAAAACCCACTTGATAACACCGGATAATAAACACGCGATTGTGCCTAATGGTTCGTTGGCTAACGGCAATATCATTAACTACACAAGAAGAGGGAAAATTAGGGTAGATACTGTAGTAGGCGTAGGCTATGATGAGGATATAAAGAAAACCAAGGAAGTACTTTTAGAAGTTCTAACATCAAACCCTAAGGTTTTGGAGGAACCGGCACCTTCTGTAAATGTTTTGGAATTGGGTGACAGCTCGGTCAATTTCGCAGTAAGACCATATTGTAAGCCGGAAGACTATTGGGATGTCTATTTTGCGACCGTGGAAGGTACCAAGTTGGCATTGGACAAAGCTGGTATAGAAATTCCTTATCCGCACGAAGTACAGCTAAACAAGTAA
- a CDS encoding S41 family peptidase produces the protein MKNYFLLLLCIGICFSACNSDDDTPIVEEEQQEEQEEQTPEEVNIVVQNFMWQTMNAYYFWQGDVPDLADDRFATQTAYEDFLAATPNPNTFIQDKLVFSGDRFTAWSDDYKDFTNRIAGISKSNGLEFGLSLIGQSEDIFGFVEYIVKDSDASSKDIKRGDIFIGVNGTRLNRSNYIDLLFGDADTYTLDMATIENNTITPNGKEVTLTKQEGLVEDPILVDDVLTFGDKRIGYLMYNLFSLDSGDALNQVFAEFKNQNITDLVLDLRYNPGGRVTTATILASLIHGPNTDQLFLGLLIIRKLKHNLSQANWITILLVPRVPQMVA, from the coding sequence ATGAAAAATTATTTTTTATTATTACTATGTATAGGAATCTGTTTTAGTGCGTGCAATAGTGATGACGATACCCCTATCGTAGAGGAGGAACAACAGGAGGAGCAGGAGGAACAAACCCCGGAAGAGGTTAATATTGTTGTTCAGAATTTCATGTGGCAAACCATGAATGCTTATTATTTCTGGCAGGGTGACGTACCTGATTTAGCGGATGACCGTTTTGCCACTCAAACGGCATACGAAGATTTTTTGGCTGCAACGCCTAATCCAAATACCTTTATTCAGGACAAACTGGTTTTTTCAGGTGACCGATTTACTGCATGGAGTGATGATTATAAGGATTTTACTAACCGAATCGCAGGAATTTCCAAAAGTAATGGATTAGAATTTGGGCTTTCACTGATTGGTCAATCTGAAGATATCTTTGGTTTCGTAGAATACATTGTTAAAGATTCAGATGCTTCCTCAAAGGATATCAAGAGAGGCGATATATTTATTGGTGTAAATGGAACTAGATTGAATAGAAGTAATTACATCGATTTGTTGTTCGGAGATGCCGACACCTATACATTAGACATGGCGACGATTGAAAATAATACAATTACACCTAACGGCAAGGAAGTAACTTTAACAAAACAAGAAGGACTTGTGGAAGACCCTATCTTGGTGGATGATGTACTCACATTTGGAGATAAAAGAATAGGCTATTTGATGTATAATTTATTCTCTTTGGATTCTGGTGATGCATTAAACCAAGTATTTGCTGAATTTAAGAACCAAAACATTACAGATTTGGTTTTAGACCTGCGGTATAATCCAGGAGGTAGAGTTACTACGGCAACTATTTTGGCCAGTCTAATCCACGGGCCCAATACAGATCAGCTTTTTTTAGGACTACTTATAATTCGAAAATTGAAGCACAATTTGAGCCAGGCGAACTGGATAACAATTTTGTTAGTACCACGGGTACCGCAAATGGTGGCATGA
- a CDS encoding DUF4252 domain-containing protein: MKKIIITIVTVMVCYTGFSQSMFDKYEDLDNVSAVVVNQSMFRLLANIDVEVDEPEAKDFMDIAKSLKNLKVFITEDKDISADMMVTMNKYLKSNSLEELMRVKDKDANVKFYIKQGKDADHVSELLMFVTGIKDSGVDINVNGRKFETVLLSLTGDIDLNKIGSLTRKMNLPEELNKAGKKQ, from the coding sequence ATGAAAAAGATAATAATAACGATAGTAACCGTAATGGTGTGTTACACCGGGTTTTCACAGTCCATGTTCGATAAGTACGAAGATTTGGACAATGTAAGCGCCGTGGTCGTAAACCAGAGTATGTTCAGGCTTTTGGCCAACATAGATGTCGAAGTAGACGAGCCCGAAGCAAAAGATTTTATGGATATAGCAAAAAGTCTCAAAAATCTTAAAGTATTCATTACGGAGGATAAAGATATATCCGCGGATATGATGGTTACCATGAACAAGTATTTGAAATCAAATTCCCTTGAGGAGCTTATGCGCGTAAAGGATAAAGATGCGAATGTAAAGTTCTATATAAAACAAGGTAAGGATGCCGATCATGTGAGCGAACTTTTAATGTTCGTTACCGGAATAAAAGATTCTGGAGTAGACATTAATGTAAACGGAAGGAAATTTGAAACGGTCCTTTTGTCCTTAACGGGTGACATTGATTTAAACAAGATTGGATCGCTCACGCGTAAAATGAACCTTCCTGAAGAACTTAATAAAGCAGGAAAGAAGCAATAA
- a CDS encoding S41 family peptidase: MNEMLNSLNLNQVYILATGGSASASELVMVGLEPYLNVVHIGTTTVGKNQGSLLFVDDFENGNVYNTDRENEINPNNQWGIQPIISQLENSVGFSDYTDGLVPDIELEEDITNLGVLGDPNEPLLARAIQEITGVSAKRSFEVQIPSNIVSSSKLFDERNTALIMDNLKEVDIKAFTPQE, encoded by the coding sequence ATGAACGAGATGTTAAACTCGTTAAATCTTAATCAAGTGTATATTTTGGCCACAGGGGGATCCGCCTCAGCTAGTGAATTGGTCATGGTAGGATTAGAACCTTATTTAAATGTTGTGCATATCGGCACGACTACCGTTGGCAAAAATCAAGGTTCTTTGCTCTTTGTGGATGATTTTGAAAATGGCAATGTTTATAATACAGATAGAGAGAATGAAATAAATCCAAATAATCAATGGGGGATTCAACCGATTATTAGCCAACTTGAAAACAGTGTAGGTTTTTCTGATTATACGGACGGTTTAGTTCCGGACATAGAGTTAGAAGAGGACATTACCAATTTAGGCGTACTTGGTGACCCCAATGAACCTTTGCTTGCGAGGGCAATACAAGAGATTACCGGTGTTAGTGCCAAAAGGAGTTTTGAGGTTCAAATACCATCAAATATAGTTTCAAGTTCCAAACTATTTGATGAGAGGAACACCGCACTTATTATGGATAATCTCAAAGAGGTTGATATTAAAGCCTTTACGCCACAAGAATAA
- a CDS encoding DUF4252 domain-containing protein produces the protein MKKAVVVLLMAIVPVFGFSQSIFDKYEDMDNVGSVIVNKGMIDLFSKVGALSDDKEAQEFMEVAKGLQGVKVFITEDKQVAADMSGTVQKYLKSSKLEELMRVKDKDVNVKFYIKNGKKKDHVSELLMFVSGMNNLDVDVNGRKFETVLVSLTGDIDLNKIGSITDKMDLPKDLNKAKGK, from the coding sequence ATGAAAAAAGCAGTAGTAGTATTATTAATGGCCATCGTGCCGGTATTCGGGTTTTCTCAATCTATTTTCGACAAATATGAGGACATGGATAACGTGGGTTCCGTAATCGTAAACAAGGGAATGATAGATCTCTTTTCAAAGGTAGGAGCGCTATCCGATGACAAAGAGGCACAAGAATTCATGGAAGTGGCCAAGGGTTTGCAAGGTGTAAAAGTCTTTATAACCGAGGATAAGCAAGTTGCAGCGGACATGAGCGGGACGGTGCAAAAGTATTTGAAGTCTTCAAAATTGGAGGAATTGATGCGGGTAAAGGACAAAGATGTCAACGTGAAATTTTACATCAAGAATGGCAAGAAGAAGGATCATGTATCGGAGCTATTAATGTTCGTCTCCGGGATGAACAATCTGGATGTAGATGTCAATGGAAGGAAATTTGAGACCGTTCTTGTAAGTCTTACAGGGGATATCGACCTAAATAAAATTGGATCGATTACCGATAAAATGGATTTACCTAAGGATTTGAATAAGGCTAAGGGTAAATAA
- a CDS encoding S41 family peptidase, whose protein sequence is MRKILVFLLIATAFSCSKDDDINVPNTVDPNSSADVEVQDFMWKAMNLWYFWQGNVPDLADDRFANTPEGSEAYTEFLLSGDDPGDFFDSKLLYIEDRFSFYNSDYRVLTNSLAGISRSNGLEFGLIRKQDSEEIFGYVRYIIPNSDAATKPINRGDLFTGVDGQTLTLDNYIGLLFGENNTYTLNMADFSNGEVMPNDNEIELTKQEALAENPVYISKSFEINGESIGYIMYNQFTNEYDDDLYDAIIALKSAGITSLVLDLRYNPGGSVNTTRLLASMIYGTNTSDLFLRKRYNEKIQDQLSQSQLEVYFADKVGSRSIDALGLSKLYVLTTNGSASASELLINSLEPYIDVVQIGDVTRGKNEFSTTLVDDRDNSYLYTPSRVNMINPDVQWAIQPLLGRNENAEGFSDYTDGLVPDIQQKEDLGNLGILGDANEPLLARAIQEITGATGKSDFTVNSPVETMTSSKMFTLLKDRMIDDTHYQHNQ, encoded by the coding sequence ATGAGAAAGATTTTAGTTTTTTTATTGATTGCTACTGCGTTTTCCTGTTCTAAGGACGATGACATAAATGTACCGAATACGGTAGACCCAAATTCCTCAGCGGATGTTGAAGTTCAGGATTTTATGTGGAAGGCGATGAACCTTTGGTACTTCTGGCAGGGAAATGTCCCCGATTTAGCCGATGACAGATTTGCCAATACCCCCGAAGGCAGTGAAGCCTATACTGAGTTCCTTCTGTCGGGTGACGACCCAGGTGATTTTTTTGACAGTAAACTCCTATATATAGAAGATCGATTTAGCTTTTATAATTCAGATTATAGGGTGCTAACGAATTCCTTGGCTGGAATATCAAGAAGCAACGGTTTAGAATTTGGTTTGATCAGAAAACAGGATAGTGAAGAGATTTTTGGATATGTACGTTATATTATCCCAAATTCCGATGCAGCCACGAAGCCAATTAATAGGGGGGATTTATTTACAGGAGTAGATGGCCAAACATTAACTTTGGACAACTACATTGGGCTGTTGTTCGGAGAGAATAACACGTACACCCTAAATATGGCCGATTTTTCCAACGGTGAGGTAATGCCTAACGACAATGAGATTGAACTTACCAAGCAAGAAGCGTTGGCAGAGAACCCCGTTTACATTTCAAAATCTTTTGAAATAAATGGTGAGAGTATTGGCTACATCATGTACAATCAATTTACAAATGAATATGATGACGACCTATATGACGCTATAATCGCCCTTAAGTCTGCTGGCATCACAAGTTTGGTATTGGACCTTAGGTACAATCCTGGAGGTTCTGTCAATACGACTCGTCTATTGGCAAGCATGATATACGGTACGAACACTTCCGATCTTTTCCTTAGAAAACGCTATAACGAGAAGATTCAAGATCAATTATCGCAAAGTCAGTTAGAAGTTTATTTTGCTGATAAGGTGGGCAGCAGATCTATTGATGCATTAGGGCTTTCCAAGTTGTACGTCTTGACCACTAACGGATCGGCATCAGCCAGTGAGCTGTTAATAAACAGCCTTGAACCTTATATCGATGTAGTTCAAATTGGAGATGTTACTAGGGGTAAGAATGAATTTTCTACTACCTTGGTAGATGATCGGGACAACTCCTACTTATACACGCCTAGCAGGGTAAATATGATTAATCCGGATGTTCAATGGGCCATACAACCTTTATTGGGCCGAAACGAAAATGCCGAGGGATTTTCAGACTACACGGATGGATTAGTACCCGATATTCAGCAGAAAGAAGATTTGGGTAATCTAGGAATTCTGGGGGATGCCAACGAACCGCTATTGGCAAGGGCAATTCAAGAAATTACTGGTGCCACCGGGAAAAGTGATTTCACGGTTAATAGCCCTGTAGAGACAATGACTAGCTCTAAAATGTTTACCTTATTAAAAGATAGGATGATAGACGATACGCATTATCAACATAACCAATAA
- a CDS encoding adenylosuccinate lyase: protein MKSEELYKALNYVDHSREKRSEMAQLIVNNPQLVAPLLKIAFTINDPISSKACWILEYMAKEKLSYLYNHLDLFTSKITEVHLDSSVRPVAKVCEYLIISYFSEVKNEINKVMTANHLERITTACFDWLIGNHKVAAKAYSMTCLLLLGKKYSWIHPELQLILEQNYAAGSAAYKARARMTLAKIKKGAKALN from the coding sequence ATGAAAAGCGAAGAACTCTATAAAGCGTTAAATTATGTGGACCACTCTAGGGAGAAACGTAGCGAAATGGCTCAATTAATCGTAAATAACCCACAACTTGTTGCCCCCTTATTGAAAATTGCATTTACGATAAATGATCCTATTTCATCAAAGGCATGCTGGATTTTAGAATATATGGCGAAAGAAAAACTATCTTATTTATATAATCATTTAGATTTGTTTACTTCAAAAATCACGGAAGTTCATCTAGATTCTTCCGTAAGACCTGTTGCGAAAGTTTGTGAATATTTAATCATCTCCTATTTTTCAGAAGTCAAGAACGAAATCAATAAAGTAATGACTGCAAATCATCTAGAAAGAATCACCACTGCTTGTTTTGATTGGCTTATTGGAAATCATAAAGTAGCGGCGAAAGCATACAGTATGACTTGCCTTTTGCTTCTAGGAAAAAAATATAGCTGGATTCATCCAGAACTTCAGCTCATTCTTGAGCAAAACTATGCTGCCGGTAGTGCAGCCTATAAAGCACGTGCTAGAATGACCCTAGCCAAAATAAAGAAGGGAGCAAAAGCACTAAACTAA
- a CDS encoding heme-binding domain-containing protein yields the protein MLLLVFVALQFYRPEKNTSQGNHASVFIAETNPPKSVKTILTETCYDCHSNNTAYPWYNNVAPFSYWLSDHVNEGKEHLNFSDWDNYSIKQIDHKLEELIEEVSKGEMPLNSYKWMHKSARLSQQQIDSIVSWAEQTRILYQLGKQPI from the coding sequence TTGTTGCTTCTCGTATTCGTTGCCCTACAGTTTTACAGACCAGAAAAGAACACATCACAAGGCAATCATGCATCAGTCTTTATAGCGGAAACTAATCCACCAAAATCTGTAAAAACAATACTTACAGAAACATGCTATGATTGTCATAGCAACAATACTGCATACCCGTGGTACAATAATGTTGCTCCATTTTCCTATTGGTTATCTGACCATGTAAATGAAGGAAAGGAACACCTTAATTTTTCGGATTGGGATAACTATTCAATAAAGCAGATAGACCATAAATTAGAAGAATTGATAGAGGAAGTATCCAAAGGCGAAATGCCCTTGAATTCCTATAAATGGATGCATAAAAGTGCTAGACTTTCCCAGCAACAGATTGATAGTATTGTTTCTTGGGCAGAACAGACTAGGATTCTTTATCAATTAGGGAAGCAACCAATTTAG
- a CDS encoding mechanosensitive ion channel family protein: MQANFSVEDSVSNLWDKLDGWLDAIILKLPNFIMAILVMFLFYFIARGIRKLLKRTILKKIGQVSIQEIIAKVVFVVILLIGFFIALGVLDLDKVLTSILAGAGVVGLAIGLALQGTLSNTFGGLILSFMPQLKINDFITADGISGFVTEISLRNIILRKPDNNMVVIPNSKFIDGSFTNYSLNDRNRIFVNCGVGYESDLQMVEDLTVKIIGETFKQNDGEQVEFFFTEFGDSSINFMVRFWADCINSKQEHAARHKAIKLIKSHFDQKDINIPFPIRTLDFGKNNLTVHTEKQ; the protein is encoded by the coding sequence ATGCAAGCAAATTTCTCCGTTGAAGATTCCGTTAGCAACCTTTGGGATAAGCTAGATGGTTGGTTGGATGCAATCATCTTAAAGTTACCGAATTTTATTATGGCTATTCTGGTCATGTTCCTATTCTATTTTATAGCTAGGGGAATTCGAAAATTATTGAAACGGACCATATTAAAGAAAATTGGACAGGTTTCTATACAGGAGATCATAGCCAAAGTGGTTTTCGTCGTAATACTTTTAATAGGCTTTTTTATAGCGCTCGGAGTATTAGACCTGGATAAAGTACTTACCAGCATATTAGCAGGTGCAGGGGTAGTTGGTTTGGCCATTGGTTTGGCCTTACAAGGTACGTTAAGCAATACCTTTGGCGGACTCATACTGTCTTTTATGCCGCAGCTTAAGATAAACGATTTTATTACAGCTGACGGTATTTCTGGTTTTGTAACCGAAATTAGCCTAAGGAACATCATATTAAGAAAACCGGATAATAATATGGTGGTCATTCCCAATTCAAAATTTATAGATGGTTCATTTACCAATTATTCACTAAACGACAGAAATCGGATATTCGTTAATTGTGGTGTGGGTTACGAATCTGACCTTCAGATGGTCGAGGATTTGACAGTGAAAATTATCGGAGAAACCTTTAAACAGAATGATGGCGAACAAGTAGAATTCTTCTTTACCGAATTTGGTGATAGCTCCATTAACTTCATGGTTCGGTTTTGGGCAGATTGCATAAATTCCAAGCAAGAACATGCGGCAAGGCATAAGGCCATAAAGTTGATTAAATCTCACTTCGATCAAAAGGATATCAATATTCCATTCCCTATCAGAACTCTGGATTTTGGCAAAAACAACTTGACCGTTCACACGGAAAAACAATAA
- a CDS encoding DUF4252 domain-containing protein, giving the protein MKKISTVVVIFFALVLSACSSTQSLQEYYVDNTENPNFLFLDVPASILNLEEANLTETQRAALSSLKKLNILAFKKTIENSGEYKIEKTNIKAILDREEYTELMKMNTEFGRATIKYLGAEDAIDEVIIFGDNKEKGFALVRVLGKNMNPANFMQLMQAVQKSSYKGEGLSELGELFKG; this is encoded by the coding sequence ATGAAAAAAATAAGTACCGTAGTCGTAATCTTTTTTGCCCTTGTACTATCTGCATGCTCCTCTACACAGAGCTTACAGGAGTATTACGTGGATAATACAGAGAATCCTAATTTCTTGTTTTTAGATGTGCCTGCAAGTATACTTAATTTGGAAGAGGCAAATTTAACCGAGACCCAAAGAGCAGCATTGAGCTCTTTAAAGAAATTAAACATCTTGGCATTCAAAAAAACAATTGAAAATAGCGGTGAATACAAAATTGAAAAGACAAATATAAAAGCTATTTTGGACCGAGAGGAGTATACCGAGTTGATGAAAATGAACACTGAGTTCGGCCGTGCAACCATTAAATATTTGGGTGCGGAGGATGCCATTGACGAGGTAATCATTTTTGGGGACAATAAAGAAAAGGGATTTGCTTTGGTAAGGGTCTTAGGGAAGAATATGAATCCTGCTAATTTTATGCAATTAATGCAGGCCGTTCAAAAATCGAGCTATAAAGGCGAAGGTTTAAGTGAATTGGGTGAACTTTTTAAGGGTTAA
- the purB gene encoding adenylosuccinate lyase yields the protein MSLSELSAVSPIDGRYRNKTEKLADYFSEEALMKYRVRVEVEYFIALCEIPLPQLADFEASKIKALREIYLNFDASDAQEIKEIEKTTNHDVKAVEYFIKKAFDKLGLSSYKEFIHFGLTSQDINNTAIPLSIKEAMNEVYVPHYFDVVKKLEELSKEWSEIPMLARTHGQPASPTRLGKEIEVFMVRLKEQFNLLNDIPSAAKFGGATGNFNAHKVAYPKIDWKNFAQNFVQERLGLQHSFPTTQIEHYDHMAALFDALKRINTIILDLDKDFWTYVSMDYFKQKIKAGEVGSSAMPHKVNPIDFENSEGNLGIANALFEHLSAKLPVSRLQRDLTDSTVLRNVGVPFAHTIIAFLSTLKGLNKLLLNKEKFEQDLENNWAVVAEAIQTVLRREGYPNPYEALKGLTRTNEKINQNSIANFIDTLEVNESIKTELKQITPSNYTGI from the coding sequence ATGTCATTATCTGAATTAAGTGCCGTATCCCCTATTGATGGCCGCTATAGAAACAAAACGGAAAAATTAGCCGACTATTTCTCGGAGGAAGCCTTGATGAAATATCGTGTTAGGGTCGAGGTGGAGTATTTTATTGCCCTTTGCGAAATACCATTACCACAACTTGCTGATTTTGAGGCTTCAAAAATCAAAGCCCTCAGGGAAATCTATCTGAATTTCGATGCTAGTGATGCACAGGAAATCAAGGAAATTGAAAAAACCACAAACCACGATGTGAAAGCTGTGGAATATTTCATTAAAAAGGCCTTTGACAAGTTGGGACTGTCCTCTTATAAGGAGTTTATCCATTTTGGGCTAACTTCTCAAGACATCAATAACACAGCCATTCCCCTATCGATTAAGGAAGCAATGAACGAGGTTTATGTGCCTCACTATTTTGATGTTGTTAAGAAATTAGAGGAACTATCCAAGGAATGGTCGGAGATTCCTATGTTGGCCCGTACTCACGGACAACCGGCCTCACCTACAAGATTAGGCAAAGAAATTGAGGTTTTTATGGTACGGTTAAAAGAACAGTTCAATCTACTGAACGATATTCCCAGCGCGGCAAAATTTGGCGGAGCAACGGGAAATTTTAATGCCCACAAAGTGGCTTACCCAAAAATAGATTGGAAGAACTTCGCTCAAAACTTCGTACAGGAAAGGCTCGGGTTACAACATTCGTTTCCTACTACACAGATAGAGCATTATGACCATATGGCTGCCCTTTTTGATGCCTTAAAACGAATTAATACCATAATTCTAGATTTGGATAAGGATTTTTGGACCTACGTCTCCATGGATTATTTTAAGCAAAAGATCAAAGCGGGAGAAGTAGGTTCCTCCGCCATGCCGCATAAAGTAAATCCAATAGATTTTGAGAATTCCGAAGGTAACTTAGGCATTGCCAATGCATTGTTCGAGCACCTTTCCGCTAAGCTTCCCGTGTCCAGATTACAACGGGACCTAACGGACAGTACGGTGCTAAGAAACGTTGGCGTACCCTTTGCACATACCATCATTGCTTTTCTATCTACTCTAAAAGGTTTGAACAAGTTACTATTGAACAAGGAAAAGTTTGAACAAGACCTGGAGAACAATTGGGCGGTAGTTGCAGAGGCCATACAAACGGTTTTAAGACGGGAGGGATACCCAAATCCATATGAGGCATTAAAAGGTTTGACCCGTACGAACGAGAAAATCAATCAAAATTCCATTGCCAACTTTATAGATACCTTGGAAGTAAACGAGAGTATAAAAACAGAACTCAAACAAATTACACCAAGTAATTATACGGGGATTTAA